The Ananas comosus cultivar F153 linkage group 6, ASM154086v1, whole genome shotgun sequence genome segment cacttggtgctatcaagttttttgccgttaaattaatctctttgattatttttacccgttagattatattattcaaccaaccacccactcaaccctatggagTCCATATTATCCTAATCttatatttctcaatccaatgattaaaaaattaatagcacaaataCTTTGaagctattgatagtatagtagcctaattatatatatatatatatacactgaattaaattttaattatacaatGTTAATCGATTAAAACAGGTTTAAATCCACTCGAGGAAACGTTCCTTCACATTGAAGGGAAAAGTTGGGGAACTCGTGACTTTCTATGATTTCTCCAACTCTCCATTGTCgtgtttaaataaatataaataaataaatatgaaaggTAAGAGTAGGACAATCAAAGAGTCAGCACTCATCCTATTGTTTCCCGACTCTCTTTCATGTAtgtaaaagataaaagaaatgatTTGGATATCTAACTTTAACAGATACGAACatattaagaatttaaaatttaaaatatcataataataataataataataataataataataatgattttttctcaaaaaataataataataataataataataataataataataataataatgattgagatttaataataataatatttaatattttttaaaatataataattaataataatattattattatataatgaaTAGTATTGTAGAATACGTTTTAGGTTACATACAGCAGCatccaaaaataaatagatcGATTATAACCGATGAGAGGTCCCCACACTTGCACTGTTGCACACTGTGTGAAGTACCGCAAAGTGTAAAGAAGGCCCTCACTCGCACAACCTAACCTATAAATAGGCAACGTTTTCTGCTGCTTCTCCCCGCACATTAATTCTTCCTCGCTAGTTAGCTAGTTgatcctccctctctctctctctctttacacATTAATTGCAGGGCGAAGCTACATATGGCCTTCATCGACGTATCCCGCCGCGGCCTGACAGGCAACCTGAGCCTGAACGAATTAATAATTTTCGCGCTCCTCGTGGCCGTCTGCGGCCTCGCCCTCGCCGGCCCGCTGCTGACATTCGCAGAACAAAACCCCGGCCAGCATCTGCTCAGCCTCGCAACTTACGCTCTCCTCTGCGCCGTCCCCTTCGCCTTCTTCCTTGCAATGCTCCTCTCGTTCCTCCACGCCGCCGAAGCGCCCCCGTCGACGGCGCCCGTCCTGGCCCTCGCCGCAGCGACTTTCaatgcggcggcggccgcggcgctCCTCCTCGCAgccgtcctcttcctcctcttcttcgcaTCCCTCGATAAGCCCTCCGCGCTCGGGCATTGGCCCCAGCTGCCTCCTCCGGACGGCGACGGCTTCCCTTGGTTCGCCGAAGAATTTTGACACGTTTTTCCTCTCACTTATGAGAAAGTTAGATCGTTTGCGGCGTATATTTGGATATTTGAGCGAGTCTTCATTAATCATTGCTCAGTACAGTGTGTTCGTATTTTCCGTGTTTTTttctaaagttttttatttctattttgtcATTTTTGCTCTGTGCATGGTAATACGTTTGTACCGTTTTTTCTAAACTTGTATTCAAGCTCTCTGCGGTCAGAAAATTTCCccccgtttttttttttttttttttttttttttttttgtgtagagTGGACGTACTGTATTATTTGGAATTCAGTGCGGCGTCTCTTTTATTTTCCATTATTTGCTTTTTAATTGGAGGGCTTCATCAATCGATTATCCTCTCTCTATACAGGTTTTAATCGGCATCAATTTAGCAATCCTTAAATCCCCTTTCAATTTTCATTATTTGCTCTTATTCCTCCATGCAGCTTTTAATTGGCTTTTAGCGCACTCCCATGATCTTCCAGTAAAATTGGTTTCCCCTAAACCCCTTTCTACTTACTTttcattgctttttttttcttttttcttttttttttggtaaagaTCTTAATTAATTCTGATATAAGGGTATCCCAAATTTATTTGCTGCGATTTGCGTTGTgagaaatattttatctaagCTTTTCTTATTGGCTCCGCATACATAATTAAGTAGTTTTAGGCGAATATAGGGGTTATTTTTCCAATTCCTGTAATTTTCTTCCCTATTTTTCCCCACGGGTTGAATTTCctactattttttttggttatttttatgttgtgttttttctttcactttttcctgagaaattaaaattttggggaataaataaaataaattatgcaataaTTAATTGGTTTGTTGACTGGAACGTACTGTTTCCAAAGTCAACACAAAGAGGTGCGGCTTCTGCAGCTTCTATAACTTGCGATATCTCCTCTCTACAGCTCTGCTAAGAACtaaaaatggtagatctaaaaATTGGATCTcggattgagagagagagagagagagagagagagagagagagagagagattgtagCCATGGGGCTCTACTGCTGCTTCTCGCCTATTTTTTCGGTTCGCGCTCAAAATCCCcccctttttatttatttcctgcCTTGTTTAATTTTTGAACTCTCGAATTTTTTCGATTAATATTTCTGTTCATTTATATTgttgagacttttttttttattttttttttttgggtccttCAAATATTTGCACTTGTTGGTTCAAAAATTTTGGTTATCCTCCCTGATTGGAATGGCTTCTGATGTTGNttttttttttttttttttttttttttttttttgaaagaaaggtaGCGTGTTAtccatttcatttatttcatttagaaataaacttagctgaaaatgtgaatcaattaggattcaaacttggtatctcggataccaaccatcaaaccctttgtcaTTTgtgctaggaacggtcggtgctTCTGATGTTTTATAGTTGGTGGTTTGGGAAGAAACTAAGCTAAAATTGACATCACTCTCGTACATGCAAACTtagaatgaatatatatatatatatatagggtttaaATTATGCTTCGAAACATTTTCGGATTTGCAGCACGAATGGAATGAGACGTCAGTGCTTTCTGACAACAACTTCAGTTCTGAAACATTTTTGAGCCCAAGACTGGGGACTGGATGGCTAActtgggcttggaattggtttGGAGCGTAGATTTCCTTGATACCAAATATATTTATCCGATCTgttagtataaataatttgtcaACTCCAAATCACCGgtttaaaatacttaaattcaattataagtATTAGAGTTTTTCTCCTTTATATTctcatttattattaatttttatgtaatgTGAAACTATTGGGACGTCATACATAGTGTTTATTCTTCACAAGTAGATCGACTTGGTAAACAGGCGGATTGGATAACTCGTAGACGGGTCATTGTATCCGTAGGTTATATGGGTATGGATAAAGTCAATATCGTAAAGATtttatacatttaaatttaaaaaaatacatgCGGTTATTTGTGGGAACCCACAGGTTGCCCAAAATATTCACAACTTAATGGATATTCACTTGTTTTATCCATAaatttttgagtaaaaaaaacTAGTACttatacccgcaaatttgcggatACCTGCAGATACCTACAGATATGAATAAAGATTGTCAAAGTCTATTCACAAGTCTATAAGCAGCCATCGCAGCCGATGGTTACTTGCATACTAGTGCATGGCTAGAACAAAGTTCTTCCAGAGGCATTGAGACTTTTTATACTTATTACAGAGTCACAATTGAGCACTCATGCTGCTACTTGAAGTACTAACACTGTCATACTTTCCATTGTTTTCTTACAGATATGTTGTTATTGATTCCTTGTATCATTTGATAAACAATTGGATTTGAAATGCCTAAGTTAGCTCCTCCATTACTTCAGTCAAAatcttttcatttatttcattgcAACGCTTTGCACTGTAATGAGTAGGAGTTAAACACAAATGGTGTAATGAGGAGTTAAACGCAAATAGTGGTGTCATATTATTACCCTCAAAGATCttgctcttttctttctcttttcatgTCCACTGAAACACTACTACCTTGAACTTACCCTTCCTTCTTAGGAATCTGATGTCCCCTACACGCAAAAGTACGCACAGCAAATTGAAAAAAGGATAGAAAACCAATAGATGCTCAGCAAGTATGAAACTGGAAGGATCAATTTTAGTAACACCTACCAACTAGTAGATCATGAAACAacaagcttttgtttttttttttttttgaaatcaaaatagtatgctatccgctttattcaataaaaaaatgaatttagctatCAATGTTAGGCAGGTGGGCCTCTAAAAAGGCtgagaaagaaacaaaagaaaccaTGAAAGAACATGTTACACATCCATTTTAGAGACTTTTCTGCGTTATCATTACGAATTGTGAGCTCGTCGTTTTGTCTAGTCACCTTGTTAGTTTGTGTGCAGTTAATGCTGCgtctctttcatttttttccattttttcatcatttgtacatttttttgtttaattgcGAAACTTCGGTACTTATTGGGTTCCAGctgaatacaaaatttttttttcttttgaggttTAATGATAGATACATTATACAGGTTTTTATcgattttattatgttttagtGATTCATTAGATTCATTCTTCCTGAAACCCCTATTAAGTTCATTGTGTACTTTATTAAGATTTTGATTTTCCAAGATTATTCTATGGTTTGCATAAATTAGAAATCAATGACCTTAGCTTTTATTTCAGTCAACtagccttttttattttttgattttgtttttattgttgttgctgttgttcttatattttatttatttacttacattCTTTAAGTGAGCTAATTCTCCTGATGTTCTTTTAgccttttgttgttgttgtttgtacTTCATGTTTCCTTTTGCTGTAGCAAGTATACATCAACTTAGCATAATTAAGAATATGAAAATGCTGTAACAGTTTAATGAATGTTGGccttcaaaaatatatatatatgcagcaTGAATAGTGGTTTATCTATATTTCATGAATAATGGTTCAAGAAGTATTGTTTAAATTGCATTATTAGGAGGACCactatattattttgaaaattttctgacCGTTTCTCGATGCAGCAGAGACAAAaacatcaaataaaatttctgcAAAAAGAAATTGGGActttatatcttattttaaaggcatgtttggtttgtagtcggaatcaaaatcgaaatcggaatcaaaataagtaggaattggaatcgaaatgactcattacctaattccgTTTGGtttatcacctgaatcggaatcggaataaatcattcccattatcggtgtttggttcaggtgaatataaaaaacgtaatcaaattatatactaacattatctttataatatattaatttaaattcaaattaaatattaaatattaaatatttacatcaaaattttgNttaaattttaatttttaatttaagttcaaattaaaatttaaaattatatatttaatttttaaattttaactcatattttaattaaaaaaattgaaaaactaaatttaatccgaataaatatcaaTTCTGTCAggattcaatttccaatccggcctcctaggctgGATTGAAAAAATAGGTGATTTggagattcccattccactcgggaatcgaaatcgaaatggGACTCCCGCTTACCAAACGcccacaaacggatttatccattccaattctgattccagggtgaaaaagaagcgaatcAAACACACCCTAACTTTCCATCACAGTAGACTCTAAACTTTCTTAGTCGTTTAAAGCTCAATTAGAGATAATTACTATAGCTAAAAGTAGAAATAAAAGTGGGACCTAAGAGTCACTTAATATCCTGCAGTTTCAAAATACTCCTAAAATAATATGAATCAGTAGATATTCACTGTTTTGTAATTTGAATTAGTAGATCACAGCTTTTATTGTGAACCTATGACATTATAACCTCTACTACAAGTAAATAAGCAGCCATGATTACTTGGATAAAATGTTAACACTTATATAACAATAACAACGTACAGATAGGAGAACTCGAGCGAATTGTGGAGACATAGTGAAGAAGTAACTGCGCGCTTCTAGTTTCAAGTAGTAACCTTGTCatacttttctttaattcttgtCCTTCTGTACGTTGTTATTGTTATATAAGTGTTATCAAATAAACATTCTAATATAGAAGTCCTATTCTTTCGCCATTTCTTCAGAGTCTCTTCACTGAATGCATTGTGCACTATTTCAAGGAGACTAACAATGGGCTTAACGGTTGCTAGCTATCTGAGGTCCTAAGTTCAAAGTCTAGttacttcacattttcagcGAAGTTCACTATTAAAAAATGAACAAGACAAATAACATgcttccttcctctctctctaaaaaaaatcagTTCATAGCAAGATCTGTATCTGGATTAGATGTAACTGAATGGCTCTCATTTTGGTTGATTGGTGCTGTCAGTTAATTGAGCATCAGGTAACACAATTTTGGCAATTACTTAAGATGCCATGTGTAAACTTTTGGCTGCAGGATAATCGTATGTTTGTTTTTTTCaagaaaaggtagcacgctatccgcttcattcatttagaaaGTGAACATAGCTACATAGGTGAGGCAACAAGACTATAGGCGTCAGtcgatcgaaaaaaaaaaaaaaaaaatcagtgtctCTCCACGGGGCGAAGTTTCTTCCACAGGAACGTCAGCTGTTTAATCTTATAACAATCACAGATTGGATCAGTCTGGGTCATCCTAAAGATCGCTCCATTCCTGGTCTCCTAGATGACCCACCAGTAGGCTATTAGTCCAGGTAATCCATGTTTGTATACTCTTCTCTAGCCCACTAAGCCTATATTTAGAGCCTGTAAAATGAATGACAAAAATTCTGCAGTAGTTAAGGTTAGAATAAGAGATTAATTCTCTTGCACTAGTTAAACAACtagttagaaattaaaaatgcaTATAATATTTATGAAGACGTAGAAGATTAGATGAGGCTTATGAGTTAAGGCTGTGCTATATATTGTTCTAGTGTGAGGCTCCAACAATCACTCACTCCTAACAACCACTGTCCACTTGCCTCCACGAGAGGCCAATAGGAGGTAGGGTCCAACTGCTCTGTCTCTGATTAAATCGGATAGTCAGGACCGCGCGCTGCGCCACTACCCGGCTCAGCTAGTGTTGTGTGCACATGTGTTTAATGGAAAGTATTACTCTTGTTATCTCCCAAGCAACTACCTTGAGGATGATGGAATATATAAGGTACTACTACCTGCCTTAAGTTTCCAATATGGGATTAAACCGACATGTAGTAGAATAAACACGGGCTTCTAGGCATAGCCCATTTGCTGTTGGGTCGCGCAAGAAGCCCATGGGccaaaaataagttttaaatcaattaaaattaaagtaacaCTAACATGATCAAAACCAACAATCAAGTAATCGTTAAGTATCCATTATCCTAATATCGGACAAATAAACACATGAACAACAATGGTAATATCAAACGAGATTAGAATAAGCACTTATTAGAGATTGTATATGTTGAAGGTCAAATGGGCAGTATGTGGTAGCTAACAAAATCTGTAGTTATATTGTCTGGCAGAAATAAGGctgccaaaattttaaaaccccTGCTGAATCTTTTTATGAAATCTGTTCCAGTTCTGAAGAAATTGAGGAGTCagcacatatttttttttatcttgcaGGAGTAAATAGCAAGCATTTTCAGGCATGTCTTCGTATATTCTTCGACTTGGAACATTACATCAACATGTTTTTGCTACATTCAGTTTTGAATTCTCTTCAAGATTTTGCTGACTAGGTGAGTTTCAGCGCGCTTCTGGATTTGAATATGCTTTCTCCAAGAAGTACTACATTAAACCTGTTTTTGAGCATCCATTCCAGTATGAGAGCTACATGAGGCAAAAAAATGAACAGATCAATCAAAATTTGCCAACATGTCTTTGCTTTTTATTGCCTTTATACAAGAAAAGTTTACCCATTGTACTCAACTATTGCCTAGAGGTTGCATTCCAATTAACTTGTAAATTCAGATGTAACGTTCTTTTCTTTGATGAATTTGTATTATTGGATGCCGATTTTTTCTATTTACACCCGTAAGTTGACAATCCGCGTGCATTCTCTTCCCCTCATTCCCCGCAATGGTTCGGCGAGCTCTGCTGGTCTGTCAGTGACTTTGTGTACCAGCCGTTCTTTTTGCGGTGCAGTGCAATCTCCGCATAAATTGCTGATTTCGGAAACCGCTTCTTGTGCCTGCAATGACGATCTATCTTTTCTACGTCATCTTCTATGCTATCATCAACATATATAGTGAAAACAAACGGCCCGATCGGGCCGTCTTTTATGTCCAGAAGAGGCTCGAGGGCCTGAACAACTTCTCGCATATGCGGCCTTGATTTCGGATTGCTTCTTAAGCACTGATAAGCCACTAAAGCAGCTCTTCTTGGACCCTCCATGGAGTCGTGGAACTCAAGATTTGGGTCTATTACGCGGTTTAGCTTCTCGGGTTTTTTCAAATAAGGCTTAACCCAATCCACCAGGTTCTGTTCTCTAACTCGTCGGGTCCGGTCCACGCACCGCCTTCCGGTTAGTAGCTCAAGTAGGACCACGCCAAAGCTATACACATCGCTCCTTGTCGTAAGATGACCTAACatgaaatgacaattttgctTGCTTACTCCGAAATTAAGCTAAATCTTTTATATGTACGTATTTACGCGTATGTATTTGTTTGTGTAAATATATACATACCTGTTAGGATGTATTCAGGCGCGGCATAGCCATGTGTGCCCATGACACGTGTCGTGATGTGAGTGGCGTCCCCTTGCGGGGCATCCTTTGCGAGTCCAAAATCTGAAAGTTTCGCGACGTAATCCTGAGAAAGGAAGGACAAGAACTTTTAAACCTGGGTTTGCTTGGAAAATTAGATgctgatttttgaaaatttagtaGCCACCTATGAATTCTATGTCATAAAaggtcaaaatttaaatttaaacttgcAAAATGATAAAAAGAGGGAATACATTTTTCTAGTATTGTAACGTTCATATTAATACATAAGATTGGGTTAAGGAGGAAGTGCTTGTTTAGAACTAGTAAGATAATATAAATTAGCAATTAATATTGTTACATCATCCTAACTAAACATATTTAATTAAACCTGCCGTATAACGTCACCCTATAATTACATTAACATTGATGAGTGATGGGGGATTAAATAATTGTTTAGGCAATCATTAAAGGGAGaggcttcattttttttttcaaaataaaaatatatctatcaCTATCACTGTTATATGATGTGAgacttcatattttttaaaaaaatatatttaaataagaGGTCCCCACTTGACTATTTGACTTAAGCCACTTATTCTGAAAATATGTGAGCCTCTAAAATATtggggaggggaaaaaaaattaggtataAACATAGTATGATGCATCatgatcaaatttaaaatcaaattaagaagCCCTTAGGTTGGACTTGTGCCGACTTGTCGATTAAATGGCTTCTCTATTCCAAGAAACAGTAACCAACCAATCATTTGACAATATAAAATCAGAATTTTAGAAAGAGCATATATTGAAATCAAAACTTCTAAATTCAACGTATGTGTTTTTTAACgtattgaaaaatcataaattttacaGAAGCGATATAATAAATATTGCGCAGGAAGAAATAGAGCAGAGATCGACGCTTACAGAGTCTAATAATATATTGGATGCTTTGAAATCGCCGTAGATTACGGGTTTCTCGGCCTCATGAAGGAAGGCGAGTCCCTTAGCTGCCTCCACTGCAATCTTCAATCTTTTCAGCCATGGCAAAGAAAGAAGCAAATCTGCAATTTGGTAAGAATCATCTCTTTCTATTATTAGAATAGCATATATTGAATGTATTATGAACTGttccatataaatataaaatgcaaaacaccgttctctataaatataaaaaattattttctaatagtttaaacttttagagaataatgattgtttcatatcatttaatatagtatcaaagcagaaaattttaagtaaatatatataagtgtataaagataaaatatcaTTCTCGATAAATATAAAATGCTATTCTCTCGCAGCTTAACCTTTTTAGAGAATAATtgttgtttcatattatttaacaaaaatgttattttctgatagcttaagttttttaagataaaaagtTGTTTTGCATAATATAAGAACGAAAGATTCTGAGCTTAAATTCTATGGGATTCTaagtttcatttaattttttttatatttaattcaagtctgTATTTTTTACatctattaaaaatatctcGAATCTATAGGTGATAATTCTCTGAACAGATGTTTTGTATGAAGTGatgataattaattaaccaaTGGTTAAAAGAAAGAACTACTTACTGCGACAAGTCTTTATGAACTTCATATGCAAATAGATAGGTAGTGGGTTAGGTCAAAATAATTAATGCTTCTTAAATTAATGATAACAGAGTGTTGAATattaatacaaaaaatatcATTTACTAATAGTTTAAACATTCATGAGAGTACCATATTTGTTTCTACCTATTGGATCTGTCAAAATGTCTAATGCTAGGAACAatgttcttaatttttttttattttattttaatggtaCTCTTTCTCTCATCTCAACTCGaggttttttttataatctcaTAACgtagacttgaattaaatgaaaaaaaattaattatgctaGGAACCTATCTAAACTCGAGACTTTTTGATAAGCTTATAATATGAagttgaattaaataaaaaaaaattaattatgatggGAGCCTGATAGGACTTGAATTCAGTGTTTATAATTTCGATACTGTGTTAAATTATGAGAAATAATTGATGTGTTTCAAAAGTTTAAGTTAATAGCGAATGATATTTTCAGTATTTATACTTAACAAagagagcgaaaaaaaaaaaagaaaaaaaaagaaaaaagaggagagaaaaagttAACTCACTGTTAAAGAGTTGGCTCTCTAAGCTTCCTCGAGCCATATATTCATACACTAACATCCTGTGCTCTTTTTCGCAGCAATAACCAATCAATTTCACCAGATTGGGATGCCTCAATTGCCCAAGAAATATAACCTCAGCCTACAAAATACATCACATTAATATTAACCATcttaataaacaaaattaaatttcctACAAATTAACTTACTCCATCCATGCATTCAGAATGAAAAATCACAATTATCTGATTTGTCTTTTAttagatcaactcttttcatgtTTAGATTGCTAATtactgtgaaaaaaaaaaaaaaaaaattctgaaagcTTTAGCTGATATATAGCTAGAAATGTCAAGGTACAAATGATCAACAGAAATATTTTCATGATGCGTTATATGTTTAAGTATTAATTGCAAAGATCACTCTTTATTTTTGCTTCaggtttttaatatatattcacCTTTTGTTTTAAGCAGGTCTCttgtatagaaatgctaataaCTCTGACTAGAAATTGTCACAGAAAAATTTGGTG includes the following:
- the LOC109711212 gene encoding serine/threonine-protein kinase RIPK-like, giving the protein MSHSWKSYSLGCCGGVKRSEKKRRSATNKLAASPEDLPFTLAGSSLCAFTFAELKAATENFSNRNFIGSGGFGPVYKGFVDGKLRPELQEQEVAVKYLDKEGFQGHREWLAEVIFLGQLRHPNLVKLIGYCCEKEHRMLVYEYMARGSLESQLFNNLLLSLPWLKRLKIAVEAAKGLAFLHEAEKPVIYGDFKASNILLDSDYVAKLSDFGLAKDAPQGDATHITTRVMGTHGYAAPEYILTGHLTTRSDVYSFGVVLLELLTGRRCVDRTRRVREQNLVDWVKPYLKKPEKLNRVIDPNLEFHDSMEGPRRAALVAYQCLRSNPKSRPHMREVVQALEPLLDIKDGPIGPFVFTIYVDDSIEDDVEKIDRHCRHKKRFPKSAIYAEIALHRKKNGWYTKSLTDQQSSPNHCGE